One Setaria italica strain Yugu1 chromosome I, Setaria_italica_v2.0, whole genome shotgun sequence DNA window includes the following coding sequences:
- the LOC101760742 gene encoding E3 ubiquitin-protein ligase EL5: MDDGFCFDVQMLATMTAVVFGGAGYLGYLLSLGRRLAPLPCALHRCPRCVAWLLRLPLRCLRSGVRLLRLPLRHAHARLRRCPTTAAGGHGRGDAGPLPQFGAKKWQGMAVLAREPPVLRGGARAAAADDIPTYKERDGARPDGASPEECSVCLCEVEKGKMAKRLPVCLHVFHQECIDLWLRDNSTCPVCRCDVFAQLPAQMA; this comes from the exons ATGGACGACGGCTTCTGCTTCGACGTGCAGATGCTGGCCACGATGACCGctgtggtcttcggcggcgcgGGGTACCTCGGCTACCTGCTCTCC CTGGGGCGGCGCCTCGCCCCTCTCCCCTGCGCGCTCCACCGGTGCCCGCGCTGCGTCGCGTGGCTGCTGCGGCTCCCGTTGCGGTGCCTCCGCAGCGGCGTCCGGCTGCTCCGCCTCCCGCTGAGGCACGCGCACGCCAGGCTGCGGCGGTGCCCGACCACCGCTGCCGGCGGCCACGGCCGTGGCGACGCTGGACCCTTGCCCCAGTTTGGCGCCAAGAAATGGCAGGGCATGGCCGTTCTTGCGCGGGAGCCGCCGGTACTGCGGGGCGGGGCGCGGGCGGCTGCCGCCGATGACATCCCGACGTACAAGGAGCGTGACGGCGCGCGACCGGACGGTGCGTCGCCGGAGGAGTGCTCCGTGTGCCTGTGCGAGGTGGAGAAGGGGAAGATGGCGAAGCGGCTGCCGGTGTGCCTGCACGTGTTCCACCAGGAGTGCATCGACCTTTGGCTCAGGGACAACTCGACGTGCCCGGTGTGCCGGTGCGACGTCTTCGCGCAGCTGCCGGCGCAAATGGCGTGA
- the LOC101761535 gene encoding uncharacterized protein LOC101761535, with product MVPRRGARTAFNVSGILSFTISRNCCCSSMEPRTSPEFELRPGVSRLHVLLQGVYTETKSSGSGDDGGGERVLCMVGDAVLPVRGSNSTDPWDWAKNHGRDGKLKPPVVADGNILLVLRYPKAATLTTRAVRGEMTSTSAKSDAAYFDTVRLVSQLGGGYDSGYQFQPEDAELDAVVAGCSNDPIFHDGDDATEHLNRGASPCDIIYQSAPGHQVMEVIPNWNCEGTDAFCSRVGPFGTSRPTTRSMQDMAFTRSGIAVQGLQCEPTSSIDGTAAARVAALFRYVPPWEHQSMAVERTGLSAMTLSAEGVWTASTGRVCMVACLGGAKEACHYRVTLSVRKTFSMARRGNNIGQIAAMDGSHAPLLFQQRVRPREQWFGSGETPRKSYIYTKVEQARELLRVVKPTGFRDTNIAKLLLSYPNLAGAAHDLVSLSNLAGDLNLLFRCVVKPPFVPGWIEEPLFELQILSVGTLVGTYSPKFQQQFQGGGFSMRMEQLGRVRVHSVEKQQILNVSAEFTASRNNFLSPSSVMSLEGVYSPEDGRMYLIGCRNVHAPWRALSKRSDLEDGMDCSIEVTVEYPPTTTRWLVSRAAKVSIASVRDEDDPLHFNRTELHTLLVTYREQRRDELTEATVEGLLCVTMLSATIAATISQLRYVKSHADVAPYISLVMLGAQALGYSAALVTDAKMLPAWPTSRYKPYGDRMGWDMDCSVKALTLAALLLTARLAQKVWRSRARARARSPLEPGRVPGDGAVFLCSCGVHLAGLFFVLAVHWLSTYGTSTAQLTPSRVIYGEAQGMPSSHTRTRAAIVERHVGVVKEWFLLAQVIGNALWRVNCKPLAERYYAGVTAVWLLPHVYGYLRPPVVNTFYESEAHDDVMDFYSKASAVVVPVVGFVLALVVYVQQRWNYKIVGWAMRTEKNKLQHTY from the coding sequence ATGGTGCCACGGCGAGGGGCTCGTACTGCCTTCAACGTCAGCGGGATCCTTAGCTTCACCATCAGCCGCAACTGCTGCTGCTCGTCCATGGAACCTCGCACATCGCCGGAGTTCGAGCTCCGGCCTGGGGTCTCCAGGCTCCATGTTCTGCTCCAAGGTGTGTATACCGAGACGAAGTCGTCAGGGAGCGgtgatgacggcggcggcgagagggtGCTGTGTATGGTCGGGGACGCTGTCCTCCCCGTGCGCGGCAGCAACAGCACGGACCCTTGGGACTGGGCCAAGAACCATGGCCGCGACGGCAAATTGAAGCCGCCGGTCGTGGCCGACGGCAACATCCTGCTCGTGCTACGGTACCCGAAGGCGGCCACGCTGACAACTCGCGCCGTGCGCGGCGAGATGACGAGCACGAGCGCCAAGTCCGATGCTGCCTACTTCGACACCGTCCGCCTGGTGTCACAGCTCGGCGGCGGGTACGACTCCGGCTACCAATTCCAGCCAGAAGATGCGGAGCTTGATGCCGTCGTCGCTGGGTGCAGCAACGACCCAATCTTCCATGACGGCGACGACGCCACGGAGCACCTGAACAGGGGCGCCTCTCCTTGCGACATCATCTACCAATCCGCTCCCGGTCACCAGGTGATGGAAGTAATCCCAAACTGGAACTGCGAGGGGACCGACGCGTTCTGCAGCCGGGTCGGGCCGTTCGGGACCAGCCGCCCCACCACGAGGAGTATGCAGGACATGGCGTTCACCCGTTCTGGCATCGCGGTGCAGGGCCTCCAGTGCGAGCCGACGTCCAGCATCGACGGCACGGCCGCCGCGAGGGTGGCGGCCCTGTTCCGCTACGTACCCCCATGGGAGCATCAGTCCATGGCGGTCGAGCGGACCGGCCTGAGCGCCATGACCCTGTCGGCCGAGGGCGTGTGGACCGCGTCCACCGGGCGGGTCTGCATGGTGGCCTGCCTCGGCGGTGCTAAGGAGGCATGCCACTACCGCGTGACCCTATCCGTCCGGAAGACGTTCTCGATGGCTCGCCGCGGCAATAATATCGGCCAGATAGCCGCCATGGATGGGAGCCACGCTCCGCTCTTGTTCCAGCAGCGCGTGAGACCCAGAGAGCAATGGTTTGGCTCCGGGGAGACGCCGCGCAAGTCGTACATTTACACCAAGGTCGAGCAGGCTCGGGAGCTCCTACGGGTCGTCAAACCAACTGGATTTCGCGACACCAACATTGCCAAGTTACTGCTCAGCTATCCAAACCTCGCCGGCGCTGCCCATGACTTGGTGAGCCTCTCCAACCTCGCCGGCGATCTTAATCTCTTATTTCGATGCGTGGTGAAGCCACCTTTCGTGCCGGGATGGATCGAGGAGCCGCTCTTCGAGCTCCAGATACTCTCTGTTGGCACCCTCGTCGGAACCTATTCTCCAAAATTTCAGCAGCAATTTCAAGGTGGTGGGTTCAGTATGCGGATGGAACAGCTTGGTAGAGTCAGAGTCCACTCCGTGGAGAAGCAGCAGATACTGAATGTGTCTGCAGAGTTCACGGCATCCAGGAACAATTTCCTCAGTCCAAGTTCGGTGATGTCGTTGGAGGGCGTGTACAGCCCGGAGGATGGGCGAATGTACCTGATCGGCTGCCGGAACGTCCATGCCCCATGGCGAGCCCTGTCGAAGAGAAGCGACCTTGAAGACGGGATGGACTGTTCCATAGAGGTGACAGTGGAGTacccgccgacgacgacgcggtgGCTTGTCAGCCGGGCGGCGAAGGTCTCCATCGCCAGCGTGAGGGACGAGGACGACCCGTTGCACTTCAACAGGACGGAGCTCCACACGCTGCTCGTCACCTACCGCGAGCAGCGGCGGGACGAGCTGACAGAGGCGACGGTCGAGGGGCTCCTCTGCGTCACCATGCTGTCGgccaccatcgccgccaccatcaGCCAGCTGCGCTATGTCAAATCTCACGCCGACGTCGCGCCGTACATCTCCCTCGTGATGCTCGGCGCCCAGGCCCTCGGCTACAGCGCGGCGCTGGTCACGGATGCCAAGATGCTGCCTGCGTGGCCGACGTCGAGGTACAAGCCCTATGGTGACCGTATGGGCTGGGACATGGACTGCTCCGTCAAGGCGCTCACCCTCGCGGCGCTTCTCCTCACGGCGCGGCTCGCCCAGAAGGTGTGGCGATCGAGGgcccgggcgcgggcgcggtcaCCGCTCGAACCTGGGCGCGTCCCGGGCGACGGCGCGGTGTTCCTGTGCAGCTGCGGCGTGCACTTGGCCGGCCTCTTCTTCGTCCTCGCCGTGCACTGGCTGAGCACCTATGGCACGTCAACGGCTCAGCTGACACCCAGCAGGGTGATCTACGGCGAAGCGCAAGGGATGCCGTCGTCGCACACGCGCACGCGGGCCGCCATCGTCGAGCGGCACGTCGGCGTCGTGAAGGAGTGGTTCTTGCTCGCGCAGGTCATCGGCAACGCCCTCTGGCGCGTCAACTGCAAGCCTCTCGCGGAGAGGTACTACGCCGGAGTCACCGCCGTGTGGCTGCTGCCACATGTCTACGGCTACCTCCGGCCGCCGGTGGTCAACACTTTCTACGAGTCCGAGGCTCACGACGATGTCATGGACTTCTACTCAAAGGCCAGCGCCGTGGTGGTTCCCGTCGTTGGCTTCGTGCTCGCTCTCGTTGTTTATGTGCAGCAGCGCTGGAACTACAAGATCGTCGGCTGGGCAATGAGGACGGAGAAGAATAAGCTGCAGCATACCTACTGA
- the LOC101761935 gene encoding E3 ubiquitin-protein ligase EL5 — protein sequence MSESDEPDTCYRWSCNFIVAHAVLATGFVTAPVAVVHLLRRPHSGAATFFAMFAVFCATVSSILCCRFYADLNRPPWPRWFSATASGGQQQDDSGGGGGLESTRELSNDLRQPELPVMVRLEMQAALVTDRIPTYEHGDGAVDCAVCLGDVEKGETVRRLPACHHVFHRECVDQWLRAHATCPVCRSGVLPERPPEFLVSVEAVHVQPGLVIPARANIMLPGQQPGIGLWFGPASRLN from the coding sequence atGTCCGAGTCCGACGAGCCGGACACCTGCTACCGGTGGAGCTGCAACTTCATCGTCGCGCACGCCGTCTTGGCCACGGGGTTCGTCACCGCGCCCGTGGCCGTCGTCCACCTCCTTAGGCGCCCGCACTCCGGCGCCGCCACGTTCTTCGCCATGTTCGCCGTCTTCTGCGCCACCGTCAGCTCCATCCTCTGCTGCCGCTTCTACGCCGACCTCAACCGCCCGCCCTGGCCGCGCTGGTTCTCGGCAACGGCGTCCGGCGGCCAGCAGCAggacgacagcggcggcggcggcggcttagAGTCGACGAGGGAGTTATCGAACGATCTCCGGCAACCCGAGCTGCCGGTGATGGTCCGCCTGGAGATGCAGGCCGCCCTGGTGACGGACCGGATCCCGACCTACGAGCACGGAGACGGCGCCGTGGACTGCGCGGTGTGCCTGGGTGATGTCGAGAAGGGGGAGACGGtgcggcggctgccggcgtgCCACCACGTGTTCCACCGCGAGTGCGTCGACCAGTGGCTGCGCGCGCATGCCACGTGCCCGGTCTGCCGGAGCGGCGTTCTGCCGGAACGGCCGCCGGAGTTCTTGGTGAGCGTCGAAGCAGTCCATGTGCAGCCCGGGCTGGTGATCCCAGCACGGGCCAACATTATGCTCCCGGGCCAACAACCCGGTATCGGGCTATGGTTTGGGCCGGCGTCACGCCTGAATTAA
- the LOC101762353 gene encoding E3 ubiquitin-protein ligase EL5-like, which translates to MDCSPAALACISAVWITLTAWAVYSLLLAASPVAPCNTTLDLLVVLAAATSRLLLVTCRPSLPTDAHARAAAAGRCRPRLAGYRGASARATDAAADDNQVVRSHEHGDAAASSTAVRCVVCLGEVGNGEPVKRLPACRHLFHQHCINLWLHGHPTCPVCRCSAFAPPPGPDGSG; encoded by the coding sequence ATGGACTGTAGTCCAGCCGCCCTCGCCTGCATCAGCGCCGTGTGGATCACCCTCACGGCCTGGGCCGTCTACAGTCTTCTTCTCGCCGCGTCGCCGGTGGCACCATGCAACACCACACTTGATCTCCTCGTGGTGCTGGCCGCGGCCACCAGCCGGCTACTGCTGGTGACGTGCCGGCCTTCCCTGCCCACCGACGCACACGCtagggcggccgcggccggccgttGTCGTCCTCGCCTCGCCGGATACCGCGGGGCGAGCGCACGGGCGACGGACGCCGCCGCTGATGATAATCAGGTCGTCCGGTCACACGAGCACGGCGACGCTGCCGCCAGCAGCACGGCGGTGCGGTGCGTGGTGTGCCTCGGCGAGGTGGGGAACGGGGAGCCGGTGAAGCGGCTGCCGGCGTGCCGGCATCTGTTCCACCAGCATTGCATCAACCTGTGGCTCCACGGCCACCCGACGTGCCCGGTCTGCCGGTGCAGCGCCTTCGCGCCGCCTCCGGGGCCAGATGGTTCGGGTTGA